One Sphingopyxis macrogoltabida genomic region harbors:
- a CDS encoding spinster family MFS transporter, with the protein MPAASSPTLSSDRQSNRYRWFVLAALCFVYVLNFLDRQLLSILAKPIQDDLRISDGELGLLGGLYFAMFYCILGIPVAWLADRTNRIRVLSVACALWSAATIACGMSTTYVQLAAARMGVGIGEAGGVPPSYSIISDYFPPERRGLALGLFNLGPPLGQALGVAFGAKIAAAYDWRLAFLLLGVAGLIAAAGVWAFVREPRRGATDVVAAVESADEAATFGATMKMFFSRSDLTLVSLAAGATQFVTYATLGFTTLFLMREKGMTLDEIAIWYALVLGIGVSAGIYLSGRLVDRYAARRPEAYGLIPAIALLLAVPFFIGFVHTPAWPLAMLFLLGPTFLNYFYLTPAVTLVQNAVPARQRTLAGAVLLLIMNLIGLGLGPTWLGAVSDWLKPAHPDNSLQLAFYSLVPFYFIAIALHLALARVLKRKREMPCDFR; encoded by the coding sequence ATGCCGGCTGCTTCGTCCCCGACACTTTCTTCCGACAGGCAGAGCAATCGCTATCGCTGGTTCGTCCTCGCCGCGCTCTGCTTCGTCTACGTCCTCAATTTCCTCGATCGCCAGCTGCTGTCGATCCTCGCGAAGCCGATCCAAGACGATCTCAGGATTAGCGATGGCGAGCTCGGGCTGCTCGGCGGGCTCTACTTCGCGATGTTCTATTGCATCCTCGGCATTCCGGTCGCGTGGCTCGCCGATCGCACCAACCGTATACGCGTGCTATCGGTCGCCTGCGCGCTGTGGAGCGCGGCGACGATCGCGTGCGGTATGTCGACGACCTATGTTCAGCTCGCCGCCGCGCGCATGGGCGTGGGGATCGGCGAGGCCGGCGGCGTGCCGCCCTCCTATTCGATCATCTCCGACTATTTTCCGCCCGAACGGCGCGGGCTGGCGCTCGGGCTATTCAACCTCGGCCCGCCACTCGGGCAGGCGCTCGGTGTCGCATTCGGGGCAAAGATCGCCGCGGCGTACGACTGGCGGCTTGCCTTCCTGCTGCTCGGCGTCGCCGGGCTGATCGCCGCCGCGGGCGTCTGGGCCTTTGTCCGCGAACCGCGTCGCGGCGCGACCGATGTCGTAGCGGCGGTCGAATCCGCCGATGAGGCGGCGACCTTTGGCGCGACGATGAAGATGTTCTTCTCGCGATCCGACCTCACGCTCGTCTCGCTCGCCGCGGGCGCGACGCAATTCGTCACTTATGCGACGCTCGGCTTCACGACGCTGTTCCTGATGCGCGAAAAGGGCATGACGCTCGACGAAATCGCGATCTGGTACGCGCTCGTCCTCGGCATCGGGGTCAGCGCGGGCATCTATCTCTCGGGCCGCCTCGTCGATCGTTATGCGGCTCGACGGCCGGAGGCTTACGGGCTGATCCCCGCGATCGCGCTCCTGCTCGCTGTGCCCTTCTTCATCGGCTTCGTGCATACGCCGGCGTGGCCGCTCGCGATGCTCTTCCTGCTTGGCCCGACCTTCCTCAACTATTTCTATCTGACCCCGGCGGTGACGCTGGTCCAGAATGCGGTGCCGGCGCGCCAGCGCACGCTCGCCGGCGCGGTGCTGCTCTTGATCATGAACCTCATCGGCCTCGGGCTCGGCCCGACCTGGCTGGGTGCGGTCAGCGACTGGCTGAAACCGGCGCATCCCGACAATTCGCTCCAGCTTGCCTTCTACAGCCTCGTTCCCTTCTACTTCATCGCGATCGCGCTGCACCTCGCGCTCGCGCGCGTGCTCAAACGAAAACGAGAAATGCCCTGTGATTTCCGGTAA
- a CDS encoding AMP-binding protein: protein MISGNPQPYALTLDKFLRHAAKWHGSREVVTGSAPARTDYATLAERSNRLSGAFWALGLREGDHLATLAWNTQAHMECWYAAMGVGIVCHTLNPRLTADHLARMMHRAGNRVLAVSSGLAPLVQDLVAQCPAIEHVVMIDDGPASDAVPVVTGARLWHLADLLAEHGAPALWGGFDENAPAGLCFTSGTTGDPKGVTYTHRSNYLHTTHLLQADVMGLTCEDSVLVAVPMFHANGWGFPFAAPAVGAKLVLPGRDQDGASLAKLIAEEEVTVAAGVATVWLGLVDHLDAVGGELPSLKRLLLGGSAVPQALMDRLEQRLGVVVQTSWGMTELSPLGAMTPATAKTRVAARSGRPPMGVDLQLTDAEGTPLPDQRSGEGRLWVKGGSVVERYFGDDEKATDADGWFDTGDLATIDADGNLSITGRAKDLIKSGGEWINPAEIEAIIGNLPEIALVAVVGRAHEKWGERPVLIVEPRTGAEVSDEALLNALRGRVANWWLPDAIVRRAAMPLALTGKIDKMRLRADHG from the coding sequence GTGATTTCCGGTAATCCGCAACCCTATGCGCTGACGCTCGACAAGTTTCTCCGCCATGCCGCGAAATGGCATGGCAGCCGCGAGGTTGTGACCGGCTCTGCGCCGGCGCGCACCGACTACGCCACGCTCGCCGAGCGCAGCAATCGTCTGTCGGGGGCTTTCTGGGCGCTGGGGCTGCGCGAAGGCGACCATCTGGCGACGCTCGCATGGAATACGCAGGCGCATATGGAATGCTGGTACGCCGCGATGGGCGTCGGCATCGTCTGCCACACACTCAACCCGCGGCTGACCGCTGATCATCTGGCGAGGATGATGCACCGCGCGGGCAACCGCGTGCTCGCCGTGAGCAGCGGGCTCGCGCCGCTCGTGCAGGATCTGGTCGCGCAATGCCCGGCGATCGAGCATGTCGTGATGATCGACGACGGTCCCGCGAGCGACGCGGTGCCGGTCGTGACCGGTGCGCGGCTCTGGCATCTGGCCGACCTGCTCGCCGAACATGGCGCGCCCGCCCTCTGGGGCGGGTTCGACGAAAATGCGCCCGCAGGGCTCTGCTTCACTTCGGGTACGACGGGCGATCCGAAGGGCGTTACATACACCCACCGTTCGAACTATCTTCACACGACGCATCTGCTTCAGGCCGATGTGATGGGACTGACGTGCGAGGATTCGGTGCTCGTCGCGGTGCCGATGTTCCACGCCAACGGGTGGGGCTTTCCGTTCGCGGCGCCCGCGGTCGGCGCGAAGCTTGTGCTTCCCGGCCGCGATCAGGATGGCGCGAGCCTTGCGAAACTGATCGCCGAGGAGGAGGTTACGGTTGCGGCGGGAGTCGCCACGGTGTGGCTTGGGCTCGTCGATCATCTCGATGCGGTTGGCGGCGAATTGCCTTCGCTCAAACGCCTGCTGCTCGGCGGATCGGCGGTTCCGCAGGCGTTGATGGACCGGCTAGAGCAGCGGCTGGGCGTCGTCGTCCAGACGAGTTGGGGCATGACCGAATTGTCGCCGCTCGGCGCGATGACGCCGGCGACCGCCAAGACGCGCGTGGCGGCCCGATCGGGCCGTCCGCCGATGGGCGTCGATTTGCAGCTCACCGACGCCGAGGGCACACCGCTGCCCGATCAGCGCAGCGGCGAGGGGCGGCTGTGGGTCAAGGGCGGCAGCGTCGTCGAGCGCTATTTCGGCGATGACGAAAAGGCGACCGATGCGGACGGATGGTTCGACACCGGCGACCTCGCGACGATCGACGCCGACGGCAATCTGTCGATCACCGGGCGTGCCAAGGATCTGATCAAATCGGGCGGCGAATGGATCAATCCCGCCGAGATCGAGGCGATCATCGGTAACCTGCCCGAAATTGCCCTCGTCGCCGTCGTCGGCCGCGCGCACGAGAAGTGGGGCGAACGGCCGGTCCTGATCGTCGAGCCTCGCACCGGGGCAGAGGTCAGCGACGAGGCGTTGCTAAATGCATTGCGCGGGCGGGTGGCGAACTGGTGGCTCCCCGACGCCATCGTCCGGCGCGCCGCCATGCCGCTGGCGCTGACCGGAAAGATCGACAAAATGCGCTTGCGGGCCGACCATGGCTGA
- a CDS encoding TetR/AcrR family transcriptional regulator, translated as MTKTVKQANRRRPTKADQRAATMEQIYDAAEELFSKRGLYGVTLKEVAAQVGVHQSLLHYYFKDKKELFDAVIARRAPVTIERRMKALDAYERAVEGRPTVEGALRAYLDTDLETHGEGGVGWRHYGQLGAQMSNTAEWGAELMDTHFDAVVLRLIGILKQAMPDCPEEDIFWGYHFVSAGLMLTLGRTGRIDKLSGGLCRSDDFEAVKERMARFMAAGFIATCEARRAAREGGK; from the coding sequence ATGACCAAGACGGTGAAACAGGCGAACCGGAGGCGGCCGACGAAAGCCGACCAGCGCGCCGCGACGATGGAGCAAATCTACGACGCCGCCGAAGAATTGTTCTCCAAGCGTGGCCTCTATGGCGTGACCTTGAAGGAAGTCGCCGCGCAGGTCGGCGTGCACCAGTCGCTGCTTCACTATTATTTCAAGGACAAGAAGGAGCTGTTCGACGCCGTGATCGCACGCCGTGCGCCGGTGACGATCGAACGGCGAATGAAGGCGCTCGACGCCTATGAGCGCGCGGTCGAGGGCAGGCCGACGGTCGAGGGCGCGTTGCGCGCCTATCTCGACACCGATCTCGAAACGCATGGCGAAGGCGGCGTCGGCTGGCGTCACTATGGCCAGCTCGGCGCGCAGATGAGCAACACCGCCGAATGGGGCGCCGAATTGATGGACACCCATTTCGACGCCGTCGTGCTGCGCCTGATCGGCATCCTCAAACAGGCGATGCCGGACTGCCCCGAAGAAGATATTTTCTGGGGCTATCACTTCGTGTCGGCGGGACTGATGCTGACGCTTGGCCGCACCGGTCGCATCGACAAACTGTCGGGAGGGCTGTGCCGATCCGACGATTTCGAAGCCGTGAAGGAACGTATGGCGCGCTTCATGGCGGCGGGCTTCATTGCGACCTGCGAGGCGCGCCGCGCGGCGCGTGAGGGCGGCAAGTGA
- a CDS encoding DUF3089 domain-containing protein, which yields MISPAERKSDWLRSKAGKIRKRWKILLTVVVLLALLSQCSITKSLIESSRKPDAPFAQTKAPPAPDYAQMGAWFALPGANGLERSAPPGFTAIDERVAPADVFFIHPTMYLKNDVWNAPYDVEGAYNGPVLLAQLSAFNGCCLLYAPHYRQASLAGLANGDAVAFAYADVARAFRYYIEHYNRGRPFIIASHSQGTGHAVRLLQEAIVGTPLQDRLVAAYTIGAYTPASFASIGLPTCNDARQTGCVMSWNASQEDRTAASMLTKDVDFWWQGKRVKSTAPAICVNPLTWTEKGTANASANKGSLPFPEAPYPEQAAALAPLEKGLTGARCNDMLLDVDVAWRSPFRDTLSWLYGSYHRNDYGLFYASIRANAIDRVASWKVRHPD from the coding sequence GTGATCTCGCCGGCCGAGCGCAAATCCGACTGGCTGCGCAGCAAGGCCGGCAAAATCCGCAAGCGCTGGAAAATCCTGCTCACGGTCGTCGTCCTGCTTGCGCTGCTGTCGCAATGTTCGATCACGAAGAGCCTGATCGAAAGCAGCCGCAAGCCTGATGCGCCATTCGCGCAGACGAAAGCTCCACCGGCGCCCGACTATGCGCAAATGGGGGCGTGGTTCGCGCTGCCCGGCGCCAACGGGCTCGAACGCTCGGCGCCGCCGGGCTTTACGGCGATCGACGAGCGTGTGGCGCCCGCCGACGTCTTTTTCATCCACCCGACGATGTATCTGAAGAATGACGTGTGGAACGCGCCTTACGACGTCGAGGGCGCCTATAACGGCCCGGTGCTGCTCGCGCAGTTGTCGGCCTTCAACGGCTGCTGCCTGCTTTACGCGCCGCATTACCGGCAGGCATCGCTCGCCGGGCTTGCCAACGGCGATGCCGTCGCCTTCGCCTACGCCGATGTGGCGCGTGCATTTCGCTATTATATCGAGCATTATAATCGCGGCCGGCCGTTCATCATCGCATCGCATAGCCAGGGTACGGGGCACGCCGTGCGCCTGTTGCAGGAAGCCATTGTCGGCACGCCGCTGCAGGACCGGCTCGTCGCGGCCTACACTATCGGCGCCTATACGCCCGCGAGCTTCGCCTCGATCGGCCTGCCGACCTGCAACGATGCACGCCAGACGGGCTGTGTGATGTCGTGGAACGCCAGTCAGGAAGACCGCACCGCCGCGTCGATGCTAACCAAGGACGTCGATTTCTGGTGGCAGGGCAAGCGCGTGAAAAGCACCGCTCCGGCGATCTGCGTCAACCCGCTGACATGGACCGAAAAAGGCACCGCAAACGCGTCTGCGAACAAGGGCAGCCTGCCCTTTCCCGAAGCACCCTATCCCGAGCAAGCAGCCGCGCTCGCGCCGCTCGAGAAAGGACTGACCGGCGCGCGGTGCAACGACATGCTGCTCGACGTCGACGTCGCCTGGCGGTCGCCGTTCCGCGATACGCTGAGCTGGCTTTACGGCAGCTATCACCGCAACGATTACGGACTGTTCTATGCGAGCATCCGCGCCAACGCGATCGACCGCGTCGCGAGCTGGAAGGTGCGCCATCCGGATTGA
- a CDS encoding GDSL-type esterase/lipase family protein, whose product MGLDDAGLFSNGVINRGISGQTSPQILLRFQSDVVALQPESVHILVGTNDIAGNTAPTASTSIRIISRPW is encoded by the coding sequence CTGGGGCTCGACGACGCGGGTCTTTTCAGCAACGGCGTCATAAATCGCGGGATCAGCGGCCAAACCAGCCCGCAAATATTACTTCGTTTCCAGTCGGATGTCGTCGCGCTGCAGCCGGAGAGCGTCCATATTCTCGTCGGAACCAACGATATCGCCGGCAACACCGCCCCAACAGCGTCGACCAGTATAAGAATAATATCAAGGCCATGGTGA
- a CDS encoding MFS transporter, whose amino-acid sequence MLFAYSEVLHNSLLPSAAPPGQTSATSGLGLALGSAVSVVLLAFVLWAFALPAKISAPWLPASPLFGLSAATHETDRIVGPLVAIVFALGAAPLLLRGRDAPRGTGGGIGGSLGQLKLTLKSLRSNRPMAIFLVSRMIYTDGLTAILLFTGIYAAGVMRWGAMELTALAIVVSCFLAIGGLLGARLDRFFGPRRAIQIELAIVIIGQLTLIGIAPDRLFYFDYTGSPIWNGPMFTHLPELAFVFVACINAVGICGCYASSRSMLTSLATSETIGSWFGLYALSGTVTIWLGSALISVATSTLGSQQAGFVALVALLATGWAGMLAVREPQTT is encoded by the coding sequence GTGCTCTTCGCATATAGTGAGGTGCTGCATAATTCACTGCTGCCATCCGCCGCGCCGCCGGGCCAGACTTCGGCGACGTCGGGCCTCGGCCTTGCTCTCGGGAGTGCGGTATCGGTGGTGCTTCTGGCTTTCGTGCTCTGGGCGTTTGCACTTCCGGCCAAGATTTCGGCGCCGTGGCTGCCGGCTTCGCCGCTGTTCGGCCTGTCAGCTGCTACACATGAGACAGATCGGATCGTCGGGCCGTTGGTTGCGATCGTCTTCGCACTGGGCGCGGCTCCTCTGCTTCTTCGAGGACGCGACGCCCCGCGCGGTACAGGAGGCGGAATCGGCGGGAGTCTTGGCCAGTTGAAGCTCACTTTGAAAAGCTTGCGTTCCAATCGACCCATGGCGATCTTTCTCGTCTCGCGCATGATATATACCGACGGGCTGACTGCCATCCTGCTTTTCACCGGCATATATGCCGCTGGGGTGATGCGTTGGGGGGCAATGGAATTGACCGCGCTCGCGATCGTCGTCAGCTGCTTCCTCGCAATCGGAGGACTCCTTGGCGCTCGGCTCGATCGCTTTTTTGGACCGCGCCGCGCAATCCAGATCGAATTGGCCATAGTCATCATCGGGCAGCTTACCCTGATCGGTATCGCGCCGGACCGCCTTTTCTATTTCGATTATACCGGATCACCGATTTGGAACGGCCCCATGTTCACGCACCTTCCCGAACTGGCCTTCGTCTTCGTTGCCTGCATCAACGCAGTCGGAATTTGTGGCTGCTACGCCTCAAGTCGTTCGATGCTGACATCCTTGGCGACGTCAGAGACGATCGGTAGCTGGTTTGGTCTCTATGCGCTTTCCGGCACCGTAACGATCTGGCTGGGGTCAGCCCTCATCAGCGTCGCGACAAGCACATTGGGCAGCCAGCAGGCGGGGTTCGTAGCTTTGGTCGCTCTCTTGGCTACCGGCTGGGCAGGAATGCTCGCGGTTCGTGAGCCGCAAACGACCTGA
- a CDS encoding nuclear transport factor 2 family protein has protein sequence MDRSGNRRRGAAHRPTLTRATRRHPKHSKENSPVLKHRSRRPSAPVDFDRLLQANLRRVFNERDAGLRAAAIAELYVADPIMYEPDAVIEGREAISAVAGKLLEQFGPDFRFTPQTDGVGHHGIGALRWHAGAPSTPHMVTGTDVAEIVDGRIARLWVLLNPTG, from the coding sequence ATGGATCGAAGCGGAAACCGACGCCGAGGTGCTGCTCATCGACCTACCCTGACGCGCGCGACGCGTCGACACCCCAAGCACAGCAAGGAGAATAGCCCTGTCCTCAAGCATCGATCCCGCCGACCAAGCGCTCCAGTCGACTTCGACCGGCTCCTCCAAGCAAATCTTCGGCGCGTATTCAACGAGCGTGACGCGGGCCTGCGGGCCGCTGCAATTGCAGAACTCTATGTCGCGGACCCGATCATGTACGAGCCCGATGCCGTTATCGAGGGGCGTGAGGCAATCTCGGCCGTCGCCGGCAAGCTGCTCGAACAGTTCGGTCCTGACTTCCGGTTTACCCCCCAAACGGACGGCGTCGGCCACCACGGCATAGGGGCACTGCGCTGGCATGCGGGCGCCCCATCCACTCCCCATATGGTCACTGGAACGGATGTCGCTGAGATTGTCGATGGCAGAATAGCTCGCCTCTGGGTGCTGCTGAACCCAACCGGCTAA
- a CDS encoding pirin family protein, whose protein sequence is MIRFRDRGARGRHQGAQIDARHSFSFADYNDPKHMGFRALRVLNEDRVVPGAGLPEHGHEDMEIVTIVLKGAIEHRDNLGNSAIIRAGEVQRMSAGTGIRHSERNPSADERTHLLQIWIIPSETGGPPSYEQKSFANDGANNRWITIASGDGRDGSLTLRQDAVMDVARVDDGETLTRSLDPARGYWVHVVAGIVSLNGTEMREGDGAAITSEDRLWIEAETDAEVLLIDLP, encoded by the coding sequence ATGATCCGGTTCAGAGACCGCGGTGCCCGCGGCCGTCATCAAGGGGCGCAGATCGACGCCCGTCACAGCTTCTCCTTCGCCGACTATAACGACCCCAAGCATATGGGCTTCCGGGCGCTCCGTGTGCTCAACGAAGACCGCGTCGTTCCCGGCGCAGGCCTGCCCGAACATGGCCATGAGGATATGGAGATCGTGACGATCGTGCTGAAGGGTGCGATCGAGCATCGCGACAATCTCGGTAACAGCGCGATCATCCGCGCGGGCGAGGTCCAGCGAATGAGTGCCGGCACCGGCATCCGTCACAGCGAGCGCAATCCGAGCGCCGACGAACGCACCCATCTGCTTCAGATATGGATCATCCCTTCAGAAACCGGTGGACCGCCCTCCTATGAGCAAAAGTCGTTCGCCAACGACGGCGCAAACAATCGCTGGATCACCATCGCCAGCGGCGATGGACGCGACGGATCGCTAACGCTTCGGCAGGACGCAGTGATGGACGTCGCGCGCGTCGACGACGGCGAAACCCTCACACGCTCGCTCGACCCGGCACGTGGCTATTGGGTCCACGTCGTCGCGGGAATCGTCAGCCTCAACGGAACCGAAATGCGCGAAGGCGACGGCGCCGCGATCACTTCGGAAGACAGGCTATGGATCGAAGCGGAAACCGACGCCGAGGTGCTGCTCATCGACCTACCCTGA
- a CDS encoding pirin family protein, translating into MIELRPFDSLGGANHGWLDAKHHFSFAGYHDPARTSWGNLRVWNDDTIEPQTGFPPHPHRDMEIITYVREGAITHQDNLGNKGRTEAGDVQVMSAGTGIRHSEYNLEDVTTKIFQIWIIPTRDGEAPQWGAKPFPKGERSGKFVTLASGYDNDNDALPIRTDARVVGATLRAGETAEYPLGKDRKAYLVPAKGAVQIDDVRVNARDGAAISDMDVLRVTAIEDSEIVLVDAA; encoded by the coding sequence ATGATCGAACTTCGCCCTTTCGACAGCCTCGGCGGCGCCAATCACGGCTGGCTCGACGCCAAGCATCACTTCTCGTTCGCTGGCTATCACGACCCCGCGCGTACCAGTTGGGGCAATCTGCGCGTCTGGAACGACGATACGATCGAGCCGCAGACCGGCTTTCCGCCGCATCCGCACCGCGACATGGAAATCATCACCTATGTCCGCGAAGGCGCGATCACGCATCAGGACAACCTCGGCAACAAGGGCCGCACCGAAGCGGGCGACGTGCAGGTCATGAGCGCCGGCACCGGAATCCGCCATTCGGAATATAATCTGGAGGACGTCACGACGAAGATCTTCCAGATCTGGATCATCCCGACCCGCGACGGCGAAGCGCCGCAGTGGGGCGCGAAACCCTTTCCCAAGGGCGAACGTTCGGGCAAGTTCGTGACCCTCGCGTCGGGTTATGACAATGACAATGACGCGCTGCCGATCCGTACCGACGCCCGCGTGGTCGGTGCGACGCTCCGTGCCGGCGAGACCGCCGAATATCCGCTGGGCAAGGACCGCAAGGCCTATCTTGTCCCGGCAAAGGGTGCGGTGCAGATCGACGACGTCCGCGTCAATGCCCGTGACGGCGCCGCGATCAGCGACATGGACGTGCTGCGCGTTACCGCGATCGAGGACAGCGAGATCGTCCTCGTCGACGCCGCGTGA
- a CDS encoding LysR family transcriptional regulator, with protein sequence MNNPGTPTLDQLRIFLAIVDTGSFAAAGRQLNRAVSVISYGISNLEAQLGLTLFEREGTRKPQLTVAGRALLSEARAISVGIDGLRAKVKGMLDGLEAEVDLAVDVMLPSERLGRVLRAFAAEFPTVQLRLHVEALGAITAMVLDGKAILGISGPLAAGVEGVECVAAGSIPMVPVAAPDHPLGRMERIPPGAGRDHIQLVLTDRSRFTEGRDYSVMSPKTWRLADLGAKHALLREGIGWGNMPLPMIEPDLVAGTLVQLAMPDHPGGTYRFAGVWRRDTPPGPAASWLLEQFVELGQNDAELAGMIDL encoded by the coding sequence GTGAACAACCCGGGCACGCCGACGCTGGACCAGCTTCGCATCTTCCTCGCGATTGTCGATACTGGCAGCTTTGCGGCGGCCGGGCGCCAACTCAATCGCGCCGTGTCGGTTATCAGCTACGGCATTTCGAATCTCGAGGCGCAGCTTGGCCTCACGCTCTTCGAACGCGAAGGCACCCGCAAACCGCAGCTCACCGTCGCGGGCCGGGCGCTCCTGTCGGAAGCACGCGCGATTTCCGTCGGTATCGATGGACTGCGTGCCAAGGTGAAGGGGATGCTCGACGGTCTGGAGGCCGAGGTCGATCTTGCGGTCGATGTGATGCTGCCTTCGGAACGGCTGGGCCGGGTGCTGCGCGCCTTCGCCGCCGAGTTTCCGACGGTGCAGCTCCGGCTCCATGTCGAAGCGCTTGGCGCAATCACCGCGATGGTGCTCGATGGCAAGGCGATCCTTGGCATATCGGGACCGCTCGCGGCCGGGGTCGAGGGTGTCGAATGCGTCGCGGCGGGATCGATTCCGATGGTCCCGGTCGCTGCGCCCGACCACCCGCTCGGCCGGATGGAACGTATTCCGCCCGGCGCCGGGCGCGATCATATCCAGCTCGTGCTGACCGACCGTTCGCGCTTTACCGAAGGGCGCGACTATTCGGTGATGAGCCCCAAGACCTGGCGGCTCGCCGATCTGGGCGCCAAGCATGCGCTGCTGCGCGAGGGGATAGGGTGGGGCAATATGCCGCTGCCGATGATCGAGCCCGATCTGGTCGCGGGTACGCTCGTCCAGCTTGCGATGCCCGACCATCCGGGAGGGACCTATCGTTTCGCGGGGGTCTGGCGCCGCGACACGCCGCCGGGGCCGGCAGCATCCTGGCTGCTCGAACAATTTGTCGAACTAGGACAAAATGATGCCGAACTTGCGGGGATGATCGACCTTTGA
- a CDS encoding LysR family transcriptional regulator yields MINLADTLVLVEAVDHGSLAAAGRRLGLSPMAASRRLATLEAELGTRLAHRSTRSFSLTPEGEAFLPHARAMIAQEAEARAAATPAGQGATGILRVTASHALGRKLVLPMLAEFQHANPDLRVELILSDDLIDIVGNGIDLALRTGSLRDSTLIGRRIADNPRFLYASPEYLGRHSAPRFLAELAGHDCLAHPGTTHWFFERDRKPVQQKVAGHFSSNSVEALHLACLGGLGIARLSEWNVRDEVKSGRLLPIMLKDADMPREAIWAVYPSLAFTPTRVRMFIEAFRTYVH; encoded by the coding sequence ATGATCAATCTTGCTGACACGCTCGTGCTCGTCGAAGCCGTCGATCACGGCAGCCTTGCTGCGGCGGGACGAAGGCTCGGCCTATCGCCCATGGCCGCGTCGCGCCGGCTCGCGACACTTGAAGCGGAGCTCGGCACGCGCCTGGCGCACCGCTCGACCCGGTCCTTTTCGCTCACGCCGGAGGGCGAAGCGTTCCTGCCCCACGCGCGCGCCATGATAGCACAGGAAGCCGAGGCGCGCGCCGCCGCCACGCCTGCCGGGCAAGGAGCAACGGGGATCCTCCGGGTCACCGCGTCACACGCCCTCGGCCGCAAGCTCGTGCTGCCGATGCTTGCGGAATTCCAGCACGCGAACCCTGACCTGCGCGTCGAGTTGATCCTCAGCGACGACCTTATCGATATCGTCGGCAACGGCATCGACCTTGCCCTGCGAACCGGGTCGCTCCGCGACAGCACCCTGATCGGCAGACGTATCGCGGACAATCCCAGATTTCTTTACGCGTCGCCGGAGTATCTTGGCCGCCATTCCGCGCCGCGCTTCCTTGCGGAGCTGGCTGGTCATGATTGCCTCGCGCACCCCGGGACGACACACTGGTTTTTCGAACGGGATAGAAAGCCGGTACAGCAGAAAGTCGCTGGGCACTTCAGCAGCAATAGCGTGGAGGCACTGCACCTCGCATGTCTCGGCGGCTTGGGAATTGCGCGCCTCTCGGAATGGAACGTGCGCGACGAAGTCAAATCGGGTCGACTCCTGCCGATCATGCTCAAAGATGCCGACATGCCGCGCGAGGCGATCTGGGCGGTCTACCCTTCCCTCGCTTTCACGCCGACAAGGGTGCGAATGTTCATCGAGGCCTTTCGCACGTACGTGCACTGA